CCCCGAAGCTGCGGAGGGGCACGACCTGGCCTGCGGCGACCTCGTCGGCATACGCGACCTGGTACCACCCCACCGGGATGGGCAGCGACGACGTGGCAGTCATGGACCGAGCCTTTCCTTTGAATCTTAGTGATGATTCTCAGCAGGCGCCGATGCGCTGTCAACAGACCGGGTGCAGAAAGTTTTGAATCTATATATTGATTAAGCTGCCCCGGCACGGCAGGATCCGATCCCGTGATCGGTCCAGTCGGGCCGGGGACCCCCGGCGAGCTCACCGTCCGCTTCAACGACTACGCGTTGTCCGAGGAGCAGGAGGCCCTGGGGGCGATGGTCACCCAGCTGCTCGGACAGGTGGTGACCCCCGATGTGGTGCGGGCGTGCGAGCCCGAGGGGTTCGACCCGTCGGTGTGGGCGTCGCTGGCCGACGCGGGGATCGTCGGGTTGTCACTGCCCGACGTGATCGGGGGGCAGGGGGCGGGAATCGTCGAGCTCGTCGTCGCCGCCGAGCAGCTCGGTCGGGTCCTGGCACCGGCACCGGTCGTCGAGCACGCGGTGGCGGCACGGGCGCTCCTCCGCACGGGCGCCGCCGGCGACATGGCCGCCGCGCTGGCCGACGGGTCCACGATCGTGTCGCTGGCGCCGCTGTCGGCCCGACGTCGCGGGCCGCAGCTCGTGCCGGGCGGGTCGGTGGCCACGACCGTGCTGGCCCTGGACGGCGACGTGCTGTGGACCTGGACCCGCGACGGCCCGCCGCCGCAGGTGGCCAACCAGGCGGCCGCCCCCCTGGCGGGGTGGGACCCCGACGATCCCGCCGGGCGCGCCGCGCAGGTGGCCGACGGAGACGCCGCCCGGGCGGCCTGGACCCTCGCCGTGGCGGAGTGGCGCGTCGGCGTCGCCGCGCTGCTGGTGGGCCTGGCCGACGGTGCGGCACGGCTGGCCCGGACCTACGCCGTCGAGCGGGAGGCGTTCGGCCGGTCGATCGCTCGGTTCCAGGCCGTCAGCCACGCCCTGGTCGACCAGCACCTGGCGATCGAGCCGGCCCGCAACCTGGCGCGCAAGGCTGCCTGGTTCCTCGACCACGAGCGCGACGCACGGCCAGAGCTGCCTGCCATGGCCCACCTGACGGCGACGCGCTGCGCCCGCGAGGTCACCGCCAGTGCGGTGCACGTGCACGGGGGTGTGGGGATCACCCTGGAGGCCGACGTCAGCCTGCACTACCGCCGCGCCGCCGCGGTGGCGCAGGTCGGCGGCAGCTCGGTCGAGGTCCTGCGTGACGTCGCGGCCGACCTGAGACCCCGTTTCCAGCACGCCCACGAGGTGGCCGCCCGATGAACTTCGCGACCGTGCAGCTGACCGGGGCCCAGCAGGCGTTCATCGACGACGTCCGCGCGGTGCTGGAGGCCCACTGGTCCCCCGACCCCACGGCGATCGCCATGGACCACGAGCGCATGCCCGAGGGTCTGCGCCGTGCGATAGCGGACCGCGGCTGGCTGCGCCCGACCGCGCCGGTGGCCGAGGGTGGCGGTGGCCTGGACCCGCTGGAGGCCCGGCTGCTCGAGCTGCTGCTCGACGCCTACCTGGTGCCCACCGGCGGGGACACGCTGATCGTGTCGGTGGTGCCGGCGATCCAGGCGTTCGGGTCGGACGAGCTGACGCGCACAGTGCTGCCCCAGCTGGCCAGCGGGCATGCGACGGTGTGCCTCGGCTACTCAGAGCCCGACTGCGGGTCGGACATGGGGGCGGTGCGGACCCGGGCGGTGCAGCGGCCGGACGGGGATTGGGTCATCGACGGCGCGAAGATGTGGACGTCGTTCGGACATGAGTCCGACTACGTGTTCCTGCTGACGCGAACCGGGGCGCCGGAGGACCGCAAGCGTGGATTGACCATGTTCCTGGTGCCGATGGACAGCCCCGGCGTCGAGTGGCGGCCGGTCCAGGGCATGGCGAGGGTCCGCACCAACATCGTCTTCTTCTCCAACGTCGTGGTCCCGGACACCCACCGGCTGGGTGAGGTCGGCGGCGGCTGGGAGGTCCTGTCCGCGCCGC
This DNA window, taken from Euzebya sp., encodes the following:
- a CDS encoding acyl-CoA dehydrogenase family protein — its product is MIGPVGPGTPGELTVRFNDYALSEEQEALGAMVTQLLGQVVTPDVVRACEPEGFDPSVWASLADAGIVGLSLPDVIGGQGAGIVELVVAAEQLGRVLAPAPVVEHAVAARALLRTGAAGDMAAALADGSTIVSLAPLSARRRGPQLVPGGSVATTVLALDGDVLWTWTRDGPPPQVANQAAAPLAGWDPDDPAGRAAQVADGDAARAAWTLAVAEWRVGVAALLVGLADGAARLARTYAVEREAFGRSIARFQAVSHALVDQHLAIEPARNLARKAAWFLDHERDARPELPAMAHLTATRCAREVTASAVHVHGGVGITLEADVSLHYRRAAAVAQVGGSSVEVLRDVAADLRPRFQHAHEVAAR
- a CDS encoding acyl-CoA dehydrogenase family protein translates to MNFATVQLTGAQQAFIDDVRAVLEAHWSPDPTAIAMDHERMPEGLRRAIADRGWLRPTAPVAEGGGGLDPLEARLLELLLDAYLVPTGGDTLIVSVVPAIQAFGSDELTRTVLPQLASGHATVCLGYSEPDCGSDMGAVRTRAVQRPDGDWVIDGAKMWTSFGHESDYVFLLTRTGAPEDRKRGLTMFLVPMDSPGVEWRPVQGMARVRTNIVFFSNVVVPDTHRLGEVGGGWEVLSAPLAAEHGRDGQADPYADINGVMGTMFSRTLERLVEHTAVWAMTPAGPDGSRPIDDEHLELALADALLDVELCRGAPGEMGKPLSAEALLRHADALADLTAPFGVLDHGAVGAAAAGVVSEARLHAPATKIYGGTSEIYRNNIAAGELGLPRPY